From a single Nocardioides panacis genomic region:
- a CDS encoding FAD-dependent oxidoreductase: protein MGDTDPTHRSGAPTRPVLIAVAQPDVLSQVERELHNRYRSDYRVVCLRSREATLALLEELAGTGQQVALVLAGEELADASGTALLAEVRRTFPQALRALLVEWGRLGDSRTGDAIFEAISRGRMDHYLLVPSQPPDEQFHQAVSSFLLTWAESRQRAPHTANVIGQSWSGRAYELRSVLERCALPHRFHLADSDEARVLLAGAGRRSFPLIVWPDGNILEDPSDAEIAKASGTTVEPDRQEYDLVIVGGGPAGLSAGVYGASEGLHTLVIDSGGVGGQATASSSIRNYLGFPRGVSGGELARRAFEQAWVFGARFAFMQRVTGLELDRDGGVVVTLQNGGVVVGRSVVLAMGATYRRLGIGSLEDLQGAGVFYGAAASEATSVSGEDVYVVGGANSAGQAALHLARFARRVTLVVRAGSLESGMSHYLVRQIEATPHIDVRTGTEVVDGGGGTWLEYLVLRDRAGGGEEKVDADALFLMIGAVPHTDWLPPTIERDPSGFVMTGSDLGAGAFGSLGRPPLPLETSLPGVLAVGDVRHGSVRRVASAVGEGSIAIRLVHRLLTAQG, encoded by the coding sequence CGTGCTGATCGCCGTCGCGCAGCCCGACGTGCTGAGCCAGGTCGAGCGCGAGCTGCACAACCGCTACCGCTCCGACTACCGCGTCGTCTGCCTGAGGTCGCGCGAGGCGACCCTCGCCCTGCTGGAGGAGCTCGCCGGGACCGGCCAGCAGGTCGCCCTGGTGCTCGCCGGGGAGGAGCTCGCGGACGCGTCCGGGACGGCGCTGCTGGCGGAGGTACGACGCACGTTCCCGCAGGCGCTGCGGGCCCTGCTGGTCGAGTGGGGCCGGCTGGGAGACTCCCGGACCGGGGACGCGATCTTCGAGGCGATCTCCCGGGGCCGCATGGACCACTACCTGCTGGTGCCCTCGCAGCCCCCGGACGAGCAGTTCCACCAGGCCGTGTCGAGCTTCCTGCTGACCTGGGCCGAGTCGCGGCAGCGCGCCCCGCACACGGCGAACGTGATCGGGCAGAGCTGGTCGGGCCGGGCGTACGAGCTGCGGTCCGTGCTCGAGCGCTGCGCGCTGCCGCACCGGTTCCACCTGGCCGACTCGGACGAGGCGCGGGTCCTCCTCGCCGGCGCGGGACGGAGGAGCTTCCCGCTGATCGTCTGGCCGGACGGGAACATCCTGGAGGACCCGAGCGACGCGGAGATCGCGAAGGCCTCTGGGACCACGGTCGAGCCGGACCGGCAGGAGTACGACCTGGTGATCGTCGGCGGCGGGCCCGCCGGCCTCTCCGCGGGCGTGTACGGCGCCTCGGAGGGTCTGCACACGCTGGTGATCGACTCGGGCGGCGTCGGCGGGCAGGCCACGGCGAGCTCCTCGATCCGCAACTACCTGGGGTTCCCTCGCGGCGTCAGCGGCGGCGAGCTGGCCCGCCGGGCGTTCGAGCAGGCCTGGGTCTTCGGTGCCCGCTTCGCCTTCATGCAGCGCGTCACCGGCCTGGAGCTGGACCGGGACGGCGGCGTCGTGGTCACGCTGCAGAACGGCGGGGTGGTGGTGGGCCGGTCGGTCGTGCTGGCGATGGGCGCGACCTACCGTCGGCTCGGCATCGGCTCCCTGGAGGACCTGCAGGGCGCGGGTGTCTTCTACGGCGCCGCGGCGTCCGAGGCGACGAGCGTGTCGGGCGAGGACGTCTACGTCGTCGGCGGGGCGAACTCGGCGGGACAGGCCGCCCTGCACCTCGCACGGTTCGCGCGCCGGGTCACGCTCGTGGTCCGCGCCGGTTCCCTCGAGTCCGGCATGTCGCACTACCTGGTGCGCCAGATCGAGGCGACCCCGCACATCGACGTACGCACGGGGACCGAGGTCGTCGACGGCGGCGGCGGCACCTGGCTGGAGTACCTCGTGCTGCGGGACCGCGCCGGCGGCGGCGAGGAGAAGGTCGACGCCGACGCGCTGTTCCTGATGATCGGGGCGGTGCCGCACACGGACTGGCTGCCGCCGACGATCGAGCGGGACCCTTCGGGCTTCGTGATGACCGGGTCGGACCTGGGCGCCGGTGCGTTCGGGTCGCTCGGCCGCCCGCCGCTGCCGCTGGAGACCAGCCTCCCCGGGGTGCTCGCGGTCGGGGACGTCCGGCACGGTTCCGTACGACGCGTGGCGTCCGCCGTGGGGGAGGGGTCGATCGCGATCCGGCTCGTGCACCGCCTGCTCACCGCGCAGGGCTGA
- a CDS encoding cupin domain-containing protein yields MTIKDIGPEPQSFDLEQATLENTTYRTVAWSGKHLQLTLMSIPVGGDIGLEAHPGTDQFLRLDAGRGRVQMGSAKDHLDFDREVEDGWAIFVPAGTWHNVTNIGDEPLQLYAVYAPVHHAAGKVQATAEAAERDEESGDDEPPPWSVQPVRPPSDQHA; encoded by the coding sequence ATGACGATCAAGGACATCGGCCCGGAGCCGCAGAGCTTCGACCTCGAGCAGGCGACGCTCGAGAACACCACCTACCGCACGGTCGCCTGGTCCGGGAAGCACCTCCAGCTGACGCTGATGTCGATCCCGGTGGGCGGCGACATCGGCCTCGAGGCACACCCCGGGACCGACCAGTTCCTGCGGCTCGACGCCGGCCGCGGCCGCGTGCAGATGGGCAGCGCGAAGGACCACCTCGACTTCGACCGCGAGGTGGAGGACGGCTGGGCGATCTTCGTGCCCGCCGGTACCTGGCACAACGTCACCAACATCGGCGACGAACCACTGCAGCTGTACGCCGTCTACGCACCGGTCCACCACGCGGCGGGCAAGGTGCAGGCCACGGCCGAGGCCGCGGAGCGCGACGAGGAGTCCGGCGACGACGAGCCGCCCCCCTGGTCGGTGCAGCCCGTCCGGCCGCCGTCGGACCAGCACGCCTGA
- a CDS encoding VOC family protein has protein sequence MPEARTFPHGVPSWVDVDLPDVDAGTAFYAALFGWTFADATPPDAPFRYVIAQLDGRDVAAVAGPSSGPARWSTYVAVDDADDTAARLVAAGGTLVSGPLDAGPGGRTATVLDPEGAELRLWQARRRLGVQVVNQPGAWNFSNLRTADLPAACDFYGPVLGWAYGASGFATSVSVPGYGDHLEATVDPGIRTRQAHAPEGFADVVAAFEPLADGERPHWQVVFAVADRDASAATVETLGGVVVSTAEDRWVRRAVVRDPQGAELVLSQFAPQDW, from the coding sequence ATGCCCGAGGCCCGCACCTTCCCGCACGGCGTCCCCTCCTGGGTCGACGTCGACCTGCCCGACGTGGACGCCGGCACCGCGTTCTACGCCGCCCTGTTCGGCTGGACGTTCGCCGACGCGACCCCGCCGGACGCCCCGTTCCGCTACGTGATCGCCCAGCTCGACGGCCGGGACGTCGCGGCGGTGGCCGGGCCGTCGAGCGGTCCCGCCCGGTGGAGCACGTACGTCGCGGTCGACGACGCCGACGACACGGCAGCCCGGCTCGTCGCGGCCGGGGGGACGCTGGTCTCCGGCCCGCTGGACGCGGGTCCCGGTGGACGCACCGCGACCGTGCTCGACCCCGAGGGTGCCGAGCTCCGGCTCTGGCAGGCCCGCCGGCGACTCGGGGTGCAGGTCGTCAACCAGCCCGGCGCCTGGAACTTCAGCAACCTGCGCACCGCCGACCTCCCGGCGGCGTGTGACTTCTACGGCCCGGTGCTGGGCTGGGCCTACGGCGCCTCCGGGTTCGCGACCTCGGTCTCGGTGCCGGGCTACGGCGACCACCTCGAGGCCACCGTGGACCCCGGCATCCGGACCCGCCAGGCGCACGCCCCCGAGGGCTTCGCGGACGTGGTCGCGGCCTTCGAGCCGCTCGCCGACGGCGAGAGGCCGCACTGGCAGGTGGTCTTCGCCGTCGCCGACCGGGACGCCTCGGCCGCCACCGTGGAGACGCTCGGCGGGGTGGTCGTCTCGACCGCGGAGGACCGGTGGGTGCGCCGGGCCGTGGTCCGGGACCCGCAGGGCGCCGAGCTCGTCCTCAGCCAGTTCGCGCCCCAGGACTGGTGA
- a CDS encoding alpha/beta fold hydrolase, with amino-acid sequence MAFVTTGDGTEIYYKDWGSGQPIMFHHGWPLSSDDWDAQMMFFALRGYRVVAHDRRGHGRSTQTSDGHDMDTYAADARAVVEHLDLRDVVHVGHSTGGGEVTRYVARHGNGRVAKAVLISAVPPVMLQSADNPGGLPLEVFDSFREGTGFHRAQFFLDVASGPFYGYNRPGAEVSQGVIRNWWRQGMMGGAKAHYEGIKAFSETDFTEDLQMIQVPTLVMHGDDDQVVPIADSAELSITLLKDGTLKVYPGYPHGMCTTHADVINRDLLAFIES; translated from the coding sequence ATGGCGTTCGTGACGACCGGGGACGGGACGGAGATCTACTACAAGGACTGGGGGAGCGGTCAGCCGATCATGTTCCACCACGGGTGGCCGCTGAGCTCCGACGACTGGGACGCGCAGATGATGTTCTTCGCCCTGCGCGGTTACCGGGTGGTGGCCCACGACCGGCGCGGCCACGGCCGCTCCACCCAGACGTCGGACGGGCACGACATGGACACCTACGCGGCCGATGCCCGGGCCGTGGTCGAGCACCTCGACCTGCGCGACGTCGTGCACGTCGGGCACTCCACCGGAGGCGGTGAGGTCACCCGCTACGTGGCCCGCCACGGCAACGGCCGGGTGGCCAAGGCGGTGCTCATCAGCGCGGTCCCGCCGGTGATGCTGCAGTCCGCGGACAACCCGGGCGGGCTCCCCCTCGAGGTGTTCGACAGCTTCCGCGAGGGCACCGGCTTCCACCGCGCGCAGTTCTTCCTCGACGTCGCCTCGGGGCCGTTCTACGGCTACAACCGTCCGGGCGCCGAGGTCTCGCAGGGCGTCATCCGGAACTGGTGGCGGCAGGGGATGATGGGCGGCGCCAAGGCGCACTACGAGGGCATCAAGGCGTTCTCGGAGACGGACTTCACCGAGGACCTGCAGATGATCCAGGTGCCGACCCTGGTGATGCACGGCGACGACGACCAGGTGGTGCCCATCGCGGACTCGGCCGAGCTGTCGATCACGCTGCTCAAGGACGGCACGCTCAAGGTGTACCCGGGCTACCCGCACGGCATGTGCACCACGCACGCCGACGTGATCAACCGGGACCTGCTCGCGTTCATCGAGTCCTGA
- a CDS encoding DUF1810 domain-containing protein has translation MDDAHDRDPAEQDPFDLHRFVTAQDTDDTYATALGELRRGRKRSHWMWFVFPQVSGLGRSAVAKHFELSGADEARAYLAHPVLGPRLRECARAMTELPGRDAVEVLGPVDAAKLRSSMTLFGYVDQEPVFTEVLDRYFDGQRDEETLRRL, from the coding sequence ATGGACGACGCGCACGACCGGGACCCCGCTGAGCAGGACCCGTTCGACCTGCACCGGTTCGTGACGGCGCAGGACACCGACGACACGTACGCCACCGCGCTCGGCGAGCTGCGCCGCGGACGCAAGCGCAGCCACTGGATGTGGTTCGTGTTCCCGCAGGTCAGCGGGCTCGGGCGCAGCGCCGTCGCGAAGCACTTCGAGCTCAGCGGCGCCGACGAGGCGCGGGCCTACCTCGCCCACCCGGTGCTCGGCCCCCGGCTGCGCGAGTGCGCCCGGGCGATGACGGAGCTGCCGGGCCGCGACGCCGTCGAGGTGCTCGGGCCGGTGGACGCCGCCAAGCTGCGCTCGTCCATGACGCTCTTCGGGTACGTCGACCAGGAGCCGGTGTTCACCGAGGTGCTGGACCGGTACTTCGACGGGCAGCGGGACGAGGAGACGCTGCGCCGGCTGTAG
- a CDS encoding GGDEF domain-containing protein: MPQDREGFRAHAPDGRVPEDGPTVSDDLVTMLDLLSQTLVAALGFGVAVINIAHPDGTFEVASVAGDENARAALLGTVDSAEMWDQMLAASEPWGRLRFADHRNELARSDLLTWIPDIEPLETEDAWHPEDALFAPLIGSDGTRVGILSVDLPADGRRPSPATCRALEGFAVSTALAIEHATLRARAQESEQLLREQASRDSLTGVGNRSMLFDRLQHALTARRPVLALAFIDLDGFKVVNDRFSHSVGDEVLATVAQRIRAVVRPHDTVVRWGGDEFLVLFEELDRTEDVTPAVERIMAAVAEPVRHGELDIGVTASVGVAFQHPEDDFDADELVRRADVAMYSVKNAGRDGFAVYDPVGG; encoded by the coding sequence ATGCCGCAGGACCGCGAGGGGTTCCGGGCGCACGCGCCCGACGGGCGCGTGCCCGAGGACGGCCCGACCGTCTCCGACGACCTGGTGACGATGCTGGACCTGCTCAGTCAGACCCTCGTCGCGGCGCTGGGCTTCGGGGTGGCGGTGATCAACATCGCGCACCCCGACGGCACCTTCGAGGTGGCCTCGGTGGCCGGGGACGAGAACGCCCGGGCGGCGCTGCTGGGCACCGTGGACAGCGCGGAGATGTGGGACCAGATGCTCGCCGCGAGCGAGCCCTGGGGCCGGCTCCGGTTCGCCGACCACCGCAACGAGCTGGCCCGCTCGGACCTCCTGACCTGGATCCCCGACATCGAGCCGCTGGAGACGGAGGACGCCTGGCACCCCGAGGACGCGCTCTTCGCGCCGCTCATCGGCTCCGACGGCACCCGGGTCGGCATCTTGTCGGTGGACCTCCCCGCGGACGGCCGCCGACCCAGCCCGGCGACCTGCCGGGCGCTCGAGGGGTTCGCGGTGTCCACCGCGCTCGCGATCGAGCACGCCACGCTGCGGGCCCGCGCCCAGGAGTCCGAGCAGCTGCTCAGGGAGCAGGCCAGCCGGGACTCGCTGACGGGGGTCGGCAACCGGTCCATGCTCTTCGACCGGCTGCAGCACGCGCTGACCGCGCGGCGTCCGGTGCTGGCCCTGGCGTTCATCGACCTCGACGGCTTCAAGGTGGTCAACGACCGGTTCTCCCACAGCGTCGGCGACGAGGTGCTCGCCACCGTCGCCCAGCGGATCCGCGCGGTGGTCCGCCCGCACGACACCGTCGTCCGGTGGGGCGGTGACGAGTTCCTGGTGCTGTTCGAGGAGCTCGACCGCACCGAGGACGTGACCCCCGCGGTCGAGCGGATCATGGCGGCGGTCGCCGAGCCGGTCCGGCACGGGGAGCTGGACATCGGGGTCACCGCGAGCGTGGGCGTGGCCTTCCAGCACCCCGAGGACGACTTCGACGCCGACGAACTGGTGCGCCGCGCGGACGTCGCGATGTACTCGGTGAAGAACGCCGGACGGGACGGGTTCGCGGTCTACGACCCGGTCGGGGGCTAG
- a CDS encoding FUSC family protein → MATTAPPPERPYEETATAHAMEKAAIGRRAAELVQPGATVVLDVGTTTTAVARALVQRTDLEGVTVVTNGLTIATELEAPLARFTVMLTGGTLRRMQHSLVDPMGGLVLDRIHADLAIIGCNGIDPVAGITNVNLPEVSMEAADARLGPAPGGGHRRLQAGRHLGGADLPRRRRRPGDQRPLRARRGRRAAHRARPGAGAGRRSGPAVWSPAPHPGLNRLEDTGPVSDHPGLTAQLLHVGPHRGAHRVAARASFSVLVPLLVLWSTGHLELAIYATFGAFTSLYGRTHVRLSRARMQATLAVLLTASVTLGTLVGTSSHRSWLAVPVAALVAAAGSLLSDAQDWHPPGPLFLVFSFAACASVPATLADVPVAAAVAGASALFALGVGAAGAGWRHWRGGAAPAAGAPSRPSYDGVARRHVLRNAGGVLLAGALATSLGIGHPYWAMVSAAVPLAARDLVPQVVRGVHRVAGTLVGLGVAALLFALDPTGLVLIAVVVALQATAELLVGRNYAFALVAITPLALLMVHLAAPVPSSVLLRDRGVETVLGVGVGLVMGWLTRSPSPAGPLSGGRSAPAPGARRRRP, encoded by the coding sequence ATGGCCACCACCGCACCGCCGCCGGAGCGGCCCTACGAGGAGACTGCCACCGCGCACGCCATGGAGAAGGCCGCGATCGGGCGGCGCGCCGCCGAGCTCGTGCAGCCCGGCGCGACGGTCGTGCTCGACGTGGGCACCACCACCACCGCGGTGGCCCGGGCGCTGGTGCAGCGCACCGACCTCGAGGGCGTGACCGTGGTGACCAACGGCCTGACCATCGCCACCGAGCTCGAGGCGCCCCTCGCCCGGTTCACGGTGATGCTCACCGGGGGCACGCTGCGCCGGATGCAGCACTCGCTGGTCGACCCGATGGGCGGGCTGGTGCTCGACCGGATCCACGCGGACCTGGCGATCATCGGCTGCAACGGCATCGACCCCGTCGCCGGCATCACCAACGTGAACCTCCCCGAGGTCAGCATGGAAGCAGCGGATGCTCGCCTCGGGCCGGCGCCGGGTGGTGGTCACCGACGGCTCCAAGCTGGGCGTCATCTCGGTGGCGCTGATCTGCCCCGTCGACGACGTCGACCTGGTGATCAGCGGCCCCTCCGCGCCCGCCGAGGTCGTCGAGCAGCTCACCGCGCTCGACCTGGAGCTGGAGCTGGTCGCCGATCCGGCCCCGCCGTCTGGTCCCCCGCCCCGCACCCCGGCCTGAACCGGCTGGAGGACACTGGTCCGGTGAGCGACCACCCCGGACTGACCGCGCAGCTGCTGCACGTGGGCCCGCACCGCGGCGCCCACCGGGTGGCTGCCCGTGCGTCGTTCTCGGTGCTCGTGCCGTTGCTGGTGCTGTGGTCGACCGGTCACCTGGAGCTGGCGATCTACGCCACCTTCGGCGCCTTCACCTCGCTCTACGGCCGCACCCACGTCCGGCTCTCACGGGCCCGGATGCAGGCGACGCTGGCCGTGCTGCTGACCGCGTCGGTCACCCTCGGCACGCTGGTCGGCACCTCGTCGCACCGCAGCTGGCTGGCGGTCCCGGTGGCGGCGCTGGTGGCCGCGGCCGGCTCGCTGCTCTCCGACGCGCAGGACTGGCACCCGCCGGGACCGCTGTTCCTGGTGTTCTCGTTCGCGGCCTGCGCCTCGGTGCCGGCCACCCTCGCCGACGTGCCGGTGGCCGCGGCGGTCGCCGGCGCCTCGGCGCTCTTCGCGCTCGGCGTCGGGGCGGCCGGCGCGGGGTGGCGGCACTGGCGGGGCGGGGCGGCGCCCGCGGCCGGTGCGCCCAGCCGTCCGTCGTACGACGGGGTGGCGCGCCGGCACGTGCTGCGCAACGCCGGCGGCGTGCTGCTGGCCGGCGCGCTGGCGACGTCGCTGGGGATCGGGCACCCCTACTGGGCGATGGTGTCGGCCGCCGTACCCCTGGCGGCGCGGGACCTGGTGCCGCAGGTCGTGCGCGGGGTGCACCGGGTGGCCGGCACGCTGGTGGGGCTCGGGGTGGCCGCGCTGCTGTTCGCGCTGGACCCCACCGGGCTGGTGCTGATCGCGGTGGTCGTCGCGCTGCAGGCCACCGCGGAGCTGCTGGTCGGTCGCAACTACGCCTTCGCGCTGGTGGCGATCACGCCGCTCGCGCTGCTGATGGTGCACCTCGCCGCCCCCGTGCCGAGCAGCGTGCTGCTGCGCGACCGGGGCGTCGAGACGGTGCTGGGGGTCGGGGTCGGCCTGGTGATGGGCTGGTTGACCCGCTCGCCTTCACCGGCGGGTCCGCTCAGCGGCGGCCGCTCCGCGCCCGCACCGGGAGCCAGACGGCGACGCCCATGA
- the csrA gene encoding carbon storage regulator CsrA, whose product MLVLSRRVGESLVIGDDIVITILEQRGDIVRVGVDAPRHIQVRRQELLTEVAETNRAAASPRANAADLVARLAARKAAPPADANPADDGAGDSTPPAP is encoded by the coding sequence ATGCTGGTGCTGAGCCGACGCGTCGGCGAGAGCCTCGTCATCGGGGACGACATCGTCATCACCATCCTCGAGCAGCGCGGCGACATCGTCCGGGTCGGGGTCGACGCCCCCCGGCACATCCAGGTGCGGCGGCAGGAGCTGCTCACCGAGGTGGCCGAGACCAACCGGGCGGCTGCCTCGCCGCGGGCCAACGCCGCCGACCTGGTCGCGCGTCTCGCGGCCCGCAAGGCCGCTCCCCCGGCCGACGCGAACCCTGCCGACGACGGCGCGGGCGACTCGACGCCGCCGGCACCCTAG
- the fliW gene encoding flagellar assembly protein FliW gives MSRPENTMQLAHPTTVETATPERADSSTAGIPVLEMVQPLAGFPDDRRFALARLDDTGLVCDLRSLDDPNLSFVVVPPASFFADYSPEIDESVTAELGIEDESDLLALVVVTLGDTPDSATANLLAPVLVNHRTQRAGQYLLADLDLPMRAPLSSASTS, from the coding sequence ATGAGCCGACCGGAGAACACCATGCAGCTCGCCCACCCGACCACCGTCGAGACGGCCACCCCGGAGCGGGCCGACTCGTCGACCGCGGGGATCCCGGTCCTCGAGATGGTGCAGCCGCTCGCCGGCTTCCCCGACGACCGTCGTTTCGCGCTCGCGCGCCTCGACGACACGGGCCTGGTCTGCGACCTCCGCTCCCTCGACGACCCCAACCTGAGCTTCGTGGTGGTGCCCCCGGCGTCGTTCTTCGCCGACTACTCCCCCGAGATCGACGAGTCGGTCACCGCCGAGCTCGGCATCGAGGACGAGAGCGACCTGCTGGCGCTGGTGGTGGTCACCCTCGGCGACACGCCCGACTCCGCCACGGCCAACCTGCTGGCCCCGGTGCTGGTCAACCACCGCACCCAGCGAGCCGGCCAGTACCTCCTGGCGGACCTCGATCTGCCCATGCGCGCCCCCCTGTCGTCGGCGTCGACCTCCTAG
- the flgL gene encoding flagellar hook-associated protein FlgL codes for MSSARITQRLMVERSLSSLQLGLGRLSTAQEKLSTGRVINRPSDSPTGTNDAMRLRADLAANAQYSRNADDGSSWLGQADSTMTSMLDSVRRARDLMVQGASTGSAGTDARTALAAELTQIRSGLIDEANTTHLGRPLFGGTTVGPQAYDASGAYVGDTNSINRTVGKGVSVAVNVTGPAAFSSGTDDLFTVLSDAIDQLQNNPSAVSGTLTRLDAVSGSMRNALADIGTRANRIDTATSALASSKLDNTKSLSDVENVDVASAIVDLQMQEVAYQAALGATSRVLQPTLLDFLR; via the coding sequence ATGAGCAGCGCGCGGATCACCCAGCGGCTGATGGTCGAGCGGTCGCTGTCCTCGCTACAGTTGGGGCTCGGCCGCCTCTCCACCGCCCAGGAGAAGCTGTCGACCGGCCGGGTCATCAACCGGCCGTCCGACTCCCCGACCGGCACCAACGACGCCATGAGACTCCGAGCAGACCTCGCTGCCAACGCGCAGTACTCCCGCAACGCCGACGACGGCTCGAGCTGGCTCGGCCAGGCCGACAGCACGATGACCTCGATGCTGGACAGCGTCCGACGTGCCCGTGACCTGATGGTCCAGGGCGCCTCGACCGGCAGCGCCGGCACCGACGCCCGCACGGCGCTGGCCGCGGAGCTGACCCAGATCAGGTCCGGGCTGATCGACGAGGCGAACACCACGCACCTCGGACGCCCCCTGTTCGGTGGCACCACGGTCGGCCCGCAGGCCTACGACGCCAGCGGCGCGTACGTCGGCGACACCAACTCGATCAACCGCACGGTCGGCAAGGGCGTCTCGGTGGCGGTCAACGTCACCGGCCCGGCCGCCTTCTCCTCGGGGACCGACGACCTCTTCACCGTGCTGTCCGACGCCATCGACCAGCTGCAGAACAACCCCTCGGCGGTCTCCGGCACCCTGACCCGTCTCGACGCCGTCAGCGGCTCGATGCGCAACGCGCTCGCCGACATCGGCACCCGCGCCAACCGCATCGACACCGCCACCAGCGCCCTGGCCAGCTCGAAGCTCGACAACACCAAATCGCTCTCCGACGTGGAGAACGTCGACGTCGCCTCGGCGATCGTCGACCTGCAGATGCAGGAAGTCGCCTACCAGGCGGCGCTGGGTGCCACCTCTCGGGTGCTCCAGCCCACGCTGCTGGACTTCCTGCGATGA
- the flgK gene encoding flagellar hook-associated protein FlgK, with product MSGTFSSLSGALSALRYNRVAMDVASGNVANAGTAGYARRQVIGQATGAPALPAIWSRWQGAGDGVEPSSVSRMVDPLMDARSRAEHSASSFLDTRSASLVRFETAIAEPGEGGVAAALDNFQSAWHDVANSPGDSAAGTQLLARAETLRSTIATQAQAVSNEWADQRTRLDALGSDVNQTAAQLADLNKGLRSASLSGTDAGTLLDQRDQLTLKLASLTGAAVTVNADTTVDVKVGGQALVTGNTAYAVTVTGSADLAGAATDPVEFSVNGTAVTLPGGEVGAGQQLLNTDLPGYLTKLDSFVATMANAVNTQHALGVDRSGAAGGPLFSGTTAATLQVAITDPLKLAAADPAKGGLDNTNANALANLDMGGTAYRNLVTGFGVTVSSARQTAANQSVLTAQVDASRESLSGINIDEEMVNLLAAQRGYEGASRVLTTMDSMLDTLINRTGLVR from the coding sequence ATGAGCGGCACCTTCTCCTCTCTGTCCGGCGCGCTGTCCGCGCTGCGCTACAACCGGGTCGCGATGGACGTGGCCAGCGGCAACGTCGCCAACGCCGGCACCGCGGGGTACGCCCGCCGGCAGGTCATCGGCCAGGCCACCGGCGCCCCGGCGCTGCCCGCGATCTGGTCCCGCTGGCAGGGTGCCGGCGACGGCGTGGAGCCCAGCTCGGTCTCCCGCATGGTCGACCCGCTGATGGACGCCCGCTCGCGCGCCGAGCACTCCGCCTCCTCCTTCCTCGACACCCGCTCCGCCTCCCTGGTCCGCTTCGAGACCGCGATCGCCGAGCCCGGCGAGGGCGGCGTCGCCGCGGCCCTCGACAACTTCCAGTCCGCCTGGCACGACGTGGCCAACTCCCCCGGCGACAGCGCCGCCGGCACCCAGCTCCTCGCCCGCGCCGAGACGCTGCGCTCCACCATCGCCACCCAGGCCCAGGCCGTCTCCAACGAGTGGGCGGACCAGCGGACCCGGCTGGACGCGCTCGGCAGCGACGTCAACCAGACCGCCGCGCAGCTCGCCGACCTCAACAAGGGCCTGCGCTCGGCGTCGCTGAGCGGCACGGACGCCGGCACGCTGCTCGACCAGCGCGACCAGCTCACCCTCAAGCTCGCCTCCCTGACCGGCGCGGCCGTCACCGTCAACGCGGACACCACCGTCGACGTCAAGGTGGGCGGGCAGGCTTTGGTCACCGGCAACACGGCGTACGCCGTCACGGTGACCGGCTCGGCCGACCTCGCCGGAGCGGCCACCGACCCGGTGGAGTTCTCGGTCAACGGCACCGCGGTCACGCTCCCCGGAGGCGAGGTCGGCGCCGGCCAGCAGCTGCTGAACACCGATCTTCCCGGCTACCTCACCAAGCTCGACTCGTTCGTGGCCACGATGGCGAACGCGGTGAACACCCAGCACGCGCTCGGTGTGGACCGCTCCGGTGCCGCCGGCGGACCGCTGTTCAGCGGGACCACCGCCGCCACCCTGCAGGTCGCCATCACCGACCCGCTCAAGCTCGCGGCGGCGGACCCGGCCAAGGGCGGTCTCGACAACACCAACGCGAACGCGCTCGCCAACCTGGACATGGGCGGCACCGCCTACCGGAACCTGGTCACCGGTTTCGGCGTCACCGTGTCGTCCGCCCGGCAGACGGCGGCGAACCAGTCGGTGCTCACCGCCCAGGTCGACGCCTCCCGCGAGTCGCTGTCCGGGATCAACATCGACGAGGAGATGGTCAACCTGCTCGCCGCCCAGCGTGGCTACGAGGGCGCCTCCCGTGTGCTCACCACCATGGACTCGATGCTCGACACGCTGATCAACCGCACCGGACTGGTCCGCTGA
- the flgN gene encoding flagellar export chaperone FlgN — MSTEDLSSILWRERDLLELLLFKLEVEQLVLTSGRTHWLAVAAREVETVLHEIRDAELIRAIAVDTVAAELGLEPNASLRDIAGASEEPWRAIWLDHREAFTTVATQISEMSQSNRVLLTAGYQAAQATLLSLTEKSPTYGADGSMGSDRRTSIVDWSL; from the coding sequence ATGTCCACGGAAGACCTCTCGTCCATCCTGTGGCGCGAGCGTGACCTCCTGGAGCTTCTGCTGTTCAAGCTCGAGGTGGAGCAGCTCGTGCTCACCAGCGGCCGGACCCACTGGCTCGCCGTCGCTGCCCGCGAGGTGGAGACCGTGCTGCACGAGATCCGCGACGCCGAGCTGATCCGCGCGATCGCCGTCGACACGGTGGCCGCCGAGCTCGGGCTCGAGCCGAACGCCAGCCTGCGGGACATCGCCGGGGCCAGCGAGGAGCCGTGGCGGGCCATCTGGCTCGACCACCGCGAGGCGTTCACCACCGTCGCCACCCAGATCAGCGAGATGTCGCAGAGCAACCGCGTGCTGCTGACCGCCGGCTACCAGGCCGCGCAGGCCACCCTGCTCTCCCTCACCGAGAAGTCCCCGACGTACGGCGCGGACGGCTCGATGGGCTCCGACCGCCGCACCAGCATCGTCGACTGGAGCCTGTGA